The genomic region CAACGAGGGGTTGGCCAAGGCGACGGGCGACTACGTCGTCCTGCTCTCCGCCGACGACCTGTTGACCCCCGGCTCGCTGGCCCGGTCCACCGCGCTGCTGGAGGCCCACCCCGAGGTCGGCTTCGTCTACGGCTTCTCCGCGGCGTTCGACGAGACACCGCCCGCGCCCCGCACCCGGGTCGACTCCTGGTCGATCTGGCCGGGTGGCGAGTGGATGCGGGAGAACTGCGAGCAGGCGACGAACCCGGTGTCGACCCCCGAGGTCGTGATGCGGTCGAGCATGATGCGCACCCTCGAGGGCTACGACGGGCGCGTCCCGCACGCGGCCGACTTCCTGCTCTGGCTACGGGCGGCCGCGCACGGGCACGTGGGCCGCGTCAACGGGGTCGACCAGGCCTTCTACCGGGTGCACGGCGCCAACATGCACGTCCAGGAGTTCGGCGGCATGGTCCGCGACATCCGCGAGCGTGCCGCCGTGCTGGACATCCTCTTCACCGAGGAGGGTGAGCCGGTCGCCGAGCTGCGCCATCTGCACGGGCTGGCGAAGGCCGCCCTGGCCCGGACCGCGCTGTCGCTCGCCGGTCAGGCGGCGGGCCGGGCCGACCCGGCCAGTGAGGCCCCGGAGGACCTGGCCCGGCTGGCCGCGAGCATCGACCCGGAGATCCGGGCGACCGGTCGGTGGCGACGCTACGAACGCCTGCTCCGACGCGGCCCGCGCCGCCGGCGTCCGTCGGCGCTGCGCCGGCTGGCGGAGCGGGTGGATCGCCGACTCCGCTGGGGCCGCTGGCGCCGGCGCGGCATTCGGGTGTGAGCGCGGGCGGGACGTCGGCGGGTGTCGGTGCGAGCGGAAGGGGACTGGTCTGCCATGACGGCATTGTCGGGAAGCGCGGGGGACGTCCGGCTGGCGGGCGGTCCGACACCGGTCCGCGTCGGGGACACCGCCCCGGCCGGTGGTGACCCGGCCGGCCACGGCGGGGACGAGGCGGCCGGCGCCGAGGAGATCCTGGTGCTGTCCGGGTTGACGAAGGTGTTCGAGCCGACGCCGCGCTGGATGCGGGTCCTGGCACGGACGCACATCACGTCGAACGTCCTCGCGCTCGACGGCGTCGACCTGACGGTCCGGGCCGGCGAGATCTGCGCGATCGTCGGCCCGAACGGCGCCGGCAAGACCACGCTGTTCCGGATCATCGTGGGCCTCACCACGGCCACGAGCGGCACCGGCCGGCTGCTCGGCCTCGACGTGGGCCGGGACTCCGAGCAGATCCGGCAGGTGGTGGGCTGGATGCCGGCGGACGACCGGAGCCTGCTGATGCGGGCCACCGCGCGGGAGAACCTGCACCTGCACGGGCGCCTCCAGGGCATGTCGCCGCGGCAGATGGCCACCCGGATCCCCGAGGTCATGGCGACGGTGAACCTCGAGGCGCAGATCGACACCGTGGTCGCCGGGCTGTCGGCCGGGATGAAGGCGCGACTTCGGCTGGCCCGCGCCCTCCTGCCCGCGCCCCGGGTGCTCATCCTGGACGAGCCGACCGGTGCGGTGGACCCGATCGCGGCGCACGGACTCCTGAACCTGATCATGGATCTGGTGCAGCGGGAGCGACTCGCCGTCCTGATCTCGTCGCACCGCCTGGAGGAGATCGAGGCGCTCCGCTCACAGGCGCTGCTCCTCGACAAGGGCCGGGTGAAGTACTTCGGCGACCTCGACAGCCTCCGGGCCCGCTGGGAGCGACCGCAGCTCGAACTCGTCTTCCGGTCCAGCGGAACGGCCAGCCAGGCCGCGGCCGACCTCGCGTCGTTGGGTCTGCAGCTCACGGTCGACGGCCCCACGGTGCGCTGCGGGCTGCGGGAGCGCGACGGCGCCGGCGACGTGCTGGCCGCGTTGGGCGCCGCCGCCCGGGAGGTGCGGCACGTCCGCGAGATCCCGATGCCGCTGCGCGACCTCATCGCCCACGCGTACCGTGCGGCCCCGATCGTTGAGGATGGAGAGAAATGAGTTCGGCCTACACCGCGGTGATCGGCCACCGGGGGCTCTGGCGCAAGTCGCTCGACACCTGTGCGGCGTACGTCCGGATCGACCTGGTCGAGGAGCGGATGTTCCCGCTCACGACCATCCTGCGGTACGCCGCGGTGGTGTTCCCGGTGCTGCTCTACTTCTTCCAGGGCACGTTCCTCAACGCCACCGACGCGTTCGTCTTCATGCTCATCGGCGCGAGCGTCACCACCGGATTCCAGGACGCGCTGACCGCGCTGACGAACCGGCTCCAGTTCGCCCAGGAACGGGGCACCCTGGAGACCTACCTGGTCGAGCCGGTGCCCTGGGCGCTGATCCCGATCGCGATGAACATCTGGCGCACGGTCACCGGCACGGTGATGGCCTGCTTCATGGTGGCGTTCGGCTGCCTGCTGGGCGCCCGGATCGAGTGGCGCGCCATCCCGTTCGCGCTGCTGATCTTCCTGGTCGGGATCGCCGCCTGCAACGCGATCGGCACGCTCGCGGCCAGCTTCATCATCCTGTTCAAGCGCGGCGAACCGGTCATCATGCTCTACAGCCTCGCCGCGGCGGTGCTCGGTGGCACGCTCTTCCCGATCAGCGTCCTACCGGACTGGATCCGCTGGGTCAGCTACCTGGTGCCGCACTCGTACGTCATCTCGGCCGAACGCCAACTGCTGATGGCCAACCCGCCGGCGGAGGGTCTGTCACCCCTCACGTCCCTGCTCGTCCTGGTCGGCTTCTGCATGGCGATGTTCGCGGTCGGGCTGGTCGTGTTCGACCGCTCGCTCAAGCTCGCCCGCAAGCTCGGCATCCTCAGCATCTGAGGGGGCGACGATGGGTCTGGAGGATCAGGCACGCCGGGCGTACCGGGCGGTGCGGCGGTACCGGCAGCCTCCGCCGGCGAAGATCCGGCTACGGGATCGGCAGACCACGCCGCCGACCGTCTACTACCTCTGCCCGGACTACGACACGCCCTCCGGTGGCGTCCGCACCCTCTACCGGCACGTCGACGTCCTCAACGACGCCGGCATCCCGGCCGCGCTCATGCACCACCGGAAGGGGTTCCGGTGCGGGTGGTTCCCCCACCGGACCCGGGTCACCGACGTGGCGTCCAGCCCCCTCGGCCCGGACGACCTCCTCGTGCTGCCGGAGACCGAGGCCCGGCTGTTCCCGCGGCTACCACCCGGCCTCCGGCACCTGATCTTCAACCAGAGTGGACATCTCACCTGGGACGTGGACGCGGAGCGGGTCAGCCGGCACCACCGGGAAAGCCCGGACCTGGTCGGGGTCCTGGTCGCGTCGGAGCACACGAGAGACCTGCTCGAACACGCCTTCGGCCAGCCGGTGCACCGGGTCCGGCCGAGCGTCGACCCGCTGCTGTTCGCGCCTCCGGAACGCGCCAACGGGCGCACGATCAGCTACCTACCGCGGCGGGGCCGCTCGGACGTCGAGAACGCCCTGCACATCCTGCGGGCGCGTGGTGTCCTGGCCGACTGGGTCGTCGACCCCGTCGACGGTGTCCCGCAGCACGAGGTGGCCCGCCGGCTCCGCGCCTCGACCATCTTCCTGACCTGCAGCTACCAGGAGGGCTTCGGGCTGCCGGCCGCCGAGGCCATGGCGACGGGCAACTATGTGATCGGGTTCCACGGCTACGGCGGACGCGAGTTCTTCGACCCGTCGTACAGCGCGCCGGTGCCCACCGGCGACCTGCTCGGGCTGAGCCGGACGGTCGAGGAGGTCCTGGCCCGCGAGTCGGCGGAGCCGGGCTGGTGCTTCTCGCGCGGCCTGCGGGCGGCGGCGCACGTGCGCGCCGAGTACTCCCCCGAGCGCGAACGGGACAGCATCCTCGCCGCCCTGAAATCGGTCGGCTTCGCGAGCTGAGCGCGGGGTGCGGCGTCGTCCGCCGCAACCCCGCGCCCGCGTCACCCCGTCACGGGGTGATCTTGTAGATGTGGTACGTGGACTCCCGGGCGAAGGTGTCCTGCAGCGCCCCGCCGCTGATCGGCACCGTCCGGTTCTCGAACAGCACCTCGGCCCGGCTGCCGCTCATCCCCGCCGGCAGGGTCAGCCGTTGCGTCCCCGTCCCGCCCGTGCGGCCCGGCATGGCGAAGACGTAGTAGGAGTCGCCGTGCGCCTTCAGCATCGTGTCGAGGCTCGGGTTGAACCGCCACTGGTACGACTGGGTGTTCAGCACCGGCGCGAGCACGCTGATCCGCCGGTTCAGCTCGGTCACCGTGGGGCGGACGGCCGCGCCGCAACTGTCCCGCAGCACGTGCTGCGAGAGGCAGGGACCGCCGAAGTTGTGGTTGAAGTAGAGGACGCCACGAGCCTCGTGGATGAGCGAGTTCAGCACGGCGCCCGCGATCTGGTCGCCCGTGATGGTGGGGGCGTCGTTCTCGCTGAACGGGTGACCGACCTCGACGAACGCGTAGATCGGCTGACGCTTGCCGTCCAGTCCGTCGAGTTGCCGCATCCGGTCCATCGTCCGGCCGTAGTTCGCCGCTCGCCGGCAGTCCTCCGGCCGTACGCCGATCCCCGGCCCTTCCGACGGCGAGTTGCAGACACCGGGATCGGTGTACCAGTAGATGTCGTTGGAGACCACGTTGGTGTAGGAGTTGACGAACCGGCTCGCCTCCGTGTCGGTCTCCCAGAACATGACCCCCTTGCCGTAGTTGGCGTACCGCAGCCCCCCGTCGGCGGGGAACCTCCGCAGCATGGCCTCCTGGACCGTGTAGCCGCAGCGGCCGTCGGGCGGGTCGCACACCGCGCCCCGGCCGGGATAGTTGCCGGTCCACGCGGCCGAGCCGGGCCCGCCCCACATGTCGACCTCGTCGGAGAGCGACCAGCCGACCGTCGCCGGGCCGGTCTGGCGCGGCGAACCACCGATCACGTGCATACCCGCGGCCGCGACGAGACCCAGGTCACTGTTGTCGGTCGGCGCCACGTAGGTGTTCAAGCCGACGCTGCGGTCCCGCTCCGCGTCGGCCCGCGCGACGACACTCTCCTGCCAGACTCCGATGGGGAAGAACGCCGGGTCCGTCCAGCCGGCGCCCCGCGCCGGGGCGTAGCCGCCGTAGTAGCCGGGGCCGCCCTCCCAGGGCACCCGGGGCAGCGCGAGCGGCGGGAGGTCGCGGGTCGGCGTCGGGTTCGGGCTGCCGCTGGGCGACGCCGTCGGCCCGGTCGTCCGGCTGGGCGAGGCGGTCGGTCGCGGGGACGACGTGCCGGTGGCGGTCGGCGCGAAAACGACGTCGACCCAGTAGTTGCTCTTCTTCCAGGTCTGGCTGGGGAACCCGGTCGGACCGTACTTGTAGACACCGGCGAAGTCGACACTGCTGAGCGGGCCGGACTTCGCCGGTCGCTCGAAGTAGTCCTGCGTGGCCCGGTAGCGACTGGTGTGGTACGAGACGACGTAGACCTGACCGGCCTCGATCCGCACCGGTGTCGGGAGCGTGACCTCCTGCCAGCCCGACCGCGACTCGTTGCCGGACATCGCCGTGGCGAGCTTCTGACCCCGGGCGCTCCAGACGGTGACCGGGTGCGAGCCGCCCGCGCCGGCCGCCTTGAGGAACCGGACGGCGGTCAGCGTGCCGGCGCGGCTCGACGTGAACCGCAGGCCGAGCTCCACCGGGTTGGTGTCGGGGTCGACCGGCACGTGGGAGACGTTCGTCGCGCCGAAGAACGAGTACGTCCCGGAACGGTCGGTGGTGGCCCACCCGGCGACGACCATCGTCGAGGCCAGGATGACCAGCGCGGCCACGAGAATGATGACCGAGCGGCCACGACGCGGGACGATCCGCGGCGGTGCGGCGGCCCGGACGTGTCGGCCGGGGAGCTGAAGGACGGGAGGATGCTGGCTTTCCACGAGACTGCGCGCCTTTCGGGTCGGATCTCCTGTTGCCGTCACCCCGTGTGGCCGGAGTGGGAACCCCTCCCCCAGTGCGGTTGACCGTACGTGGACCGCAGCCGCTGCCCCGCTGGTCACCGCTGCCGGGGACAACGACGGCCGGCATCGGGCCGGGACGGCCGGCGGGCAGACTTAAGCGTGACTTATGGAAAGTGCGCGAAACGGTCGAAGCGCGCTCGGACGGTCGTCGGCAACGCGACACCGACCGCGGCGAGGCGCGTCACCGTCGGGCCTGGACGGACGCCGTCCGTCCCCAGCCGGAGCGAGCACTCCAGCCCGGCGACCGGCGTTTCGCCTCGGCGAGCAGGATGATCCCGACGTAGCAGACCGCCGCCGGGGCCAACTCCGGCGACCGGAGCAGCACGTCCCGCAGCCACGACCAGGCGCTCGGCCCGGGCACCGGATCGGCCGGCAGACCGTACTCCGGCGGGGCGGAGCGGAGGAAGCGCCAGAACTCCGCGTTGCCGTCGCGGGCGCGGGCCACCCGGCGGACGAGGTCGGCGGTGCGCCGTGGGGCGTCCACCCGGACCACGGCGTCGATCTCCACCTTCTCGTGCGGTCCGGCGATCGCGTCGAGGAACATGTCGTCGGCGGTGAGTTCGGGGAACTGGTCGAAGCGGCCCCGCGCCTCGCCGGAGAGCGCGATGATGCCGCGCCCGAAGAGACGGTTGCGGAACACGGGCAGCCGGGCGTTCACCGCGTAGTAGGCCCGCACGGGCCAGAAGCTGCTCGAGCTGTCGACGACCGGGCGGGGCACCGCCGCGGCGACGCCGGGGCGGGTGACGGCGGTGGCGAGCTGGCGGAGCAGCTCGGCGGTGACCGGCACGTCGGCGTCCAAATAGATCCGGTCGCCGGCGCCGACCGCCCGGTCGCCGGCGTTCAGGGCCGCGGTCTTCGACGGCGTCGGGATTTCCACGACCCGCACGCCGAACGAACGAGCAATTTCCGCCGTGTCGTCGGTGCAACCATTGGCCACAACGACAATCTCCAGGTCCGTGTCGAATTGCGGAGAATCGAGCAAACTCCGCAAGACGCCACCAATTCCCGACGCCTCATTGAAGGCGGGCATGATGACACTGATCCGCACGGCGCGATACTGCCAGCCCGAAAGAGGGATCAACAACCGGTCGAACGGCCATCGGTATGTCACGGAATCCGTTGCGCTGCTGACCGTTCGAAGCCTTGCTCGCCGATCCGCCATCGGTAGATTTCTTTTCCGTGCCCCTCAATCTGGACGGTTCACGCCAGGAAAACCGGGTCGACGTGTACGGGATCGACTTCGACCCGCTCCAGGAAAATGACGTTATCCGGCACGTCGTGTCCGAACTGGACGCGGGTCGGGGCGGACAGATCATAACCCCCAATGTGGACATCCTGCGTCGGATTCTCCGAGATCCGGAATCGCGGGCCCACGTGGAATCGGCAAGTCTTGTCGTGGCCGACGGCAAGCCGTTGATCTGGGCCAGCCGAATCGCCGGGAATCCCCTGCCCGCCCGGGTCGCCGGCTCCGACCTGATCTGGAGCCTCTCCGCCGCGCTGGCCGAGCGGGACCGATCCATCTACCTGCTGGGCGGCGCGCCGGGCACCGCGAACCGAGCGGAAGAGGTCATGCGCGCCCGCTTCCCAAGGTTGCGCATCGCCGGGCACCTCAGCCCGCCCTTCGGCTTCGACACCCGCCCCGACCAGTTCGAGGAGGCCTGCGGCACGGTGGCCGCCGCTCGACCGGACCTGGTCTACGTCGGGCTCGGCTTCCCCAAGCAGGAACGGGTCATCGCCCGACTCCGCTCCCGATTGCCCGCCTCCTGGTTTCTGGGCTGCGGCGCGGCGATCGGCTTCGTGGCCGGTGTGCACCGGCGAGCGCCGCGGTGGATGCAGGCGTACGGTCTCGAGTGGACGCACCGCCTGGCCAGCGAACCGGCCCGACTGATGCGGCGCTATCTCGTCCACGACCTTCCGTTCGCGCTGGAACTGCTGGCGGTGAGCACGCGGCGGCGGCTCCGCGGCGCCCGAGTCGGCCGGGTGCCACGCACCGCCGACGGGCCCGCCGCACCACGTCCGGCCGGCGTCCCGCTCGCCGCCGACGGCCCGGGGCACGGGCTGCCCATCCAGACGGGAGACCAGGTGTGAAGCGTCCCGATGTGTCGGTCGTGATCGTCTCGTACAACACCCGCGAGCTGACGCTGCGCTGCCTGCGGGAACTCGTCGACAGCCGGACCCCGCAGGTCCGGTTCGACATCACCGTCGTCGACAACGCCTCCGCCGACGGCTCGGCCGACGCGATCGCCGAGCGGTTCCCCGAGGTCCGCCTGCTGCGGCTGAGCGAGAACGTCGGCTGGGGGCGCGGCGTCAACCGGGGCGCCGTCGCGAGCGACGGGGAGTACATCCTGCTGCTCAACCCGGACGCCGCCCCCGTCGGCACGCCCGTCGCCGAGCTGTTCACGTTCGCCCGGCAGCGGCCGGAGCACCGGATCTACACCGGACGGACGCTGCACTCCGACGGCACGGACGACCACTACTCGTGCTGGGGGCTGCCCAGCCTGTGGAGTTACGTCACCTTCGCCACCGGCCTGTCGACCGTCTTCTCGCGGCACGGGTGGGCGAACCCGGAGGGATTGCCCGACTACGACCGACGGTCGGTGCGGGAGGTGCCCGCCGTGACGGGCTGCTTCCTGCTCATCGAACGCGACCTGTTCAACCGGCTCGGCGGCTTCGACCCGGTCTACTTCCTGTACAGCGACGACATCGACCTCTGCGCCCGGGCCGCCCGGCTCGGCGCCCGACCGGTGCTCGACCCCGACGCGGCCGTCATCCACGTGGGCGGCGCCTCGTCGAGCTCCGAGGGGCAGCGGATGAAGATCCTCCGGGGCAAGGCCACCTACGTCCGCCTGCACTGGTCGCCGGCCCGGGCCCGGCTCGGCGTGGGGCTGCTGGTCGCCGGTGTCGGGCTGCGCGCCCTCGGCCGGACCCTGCTCGGCACGGACCGGTCCCGGGGCGTCAACTGGGCCACGGTCTGGCGCGAACGGCGCACCTGGGCCGCCGGCTGGCCCCCGTGTGACGAGCCCCGCCCGCCGCACGACCCCGCCGCCGCCACGCCGGACGCGGCGCCCCGGCCGTCGGAGGTCGACCAGAGCCTGGCCCATCCCGTGAGCCCCGGCACGGACCGGACCGCCGCGGTCCCCGGCGCCCGACCGGGGCCCACGGTTCCCAGCGCCTGACCGAGGCCACGGTTCCCACTGCCTGACCCGCCGCGGACCCCTCCCCTATGCCCCGACCGGACCGCGGGCCCCTGTGCCCCGACCGGAGCGCCACGCACGGCTCGGCCGCCCAGCCGGTCGTAGCCCCTGCCCCGCGGGCCGTGGCGTCGGTCGCCGACCATTGATCACTTGATCGACTCCATGTCGGCACCTGGCGGTATCCACGCGTGCCGGATACCGCCATATCGTCGAGACGGTGTGGATCAACTGCGGCTACCAGTTGATCCACTCGGACTCCTTGATGTCGCGGTGTCCCAGCCGACAGGACACCGCGACGGGGTGGCGCCGCCATTTCGGCAGGCGACCGGGTTGAGCCGGAATCTCGGCACGTCCGACTCGTCACCGCCGTGCCATTCGCCTGACTAGTGGTGCTCGTTCCATGAACGACGCCGCACGAAGGGATTGTCGTTTGCGTCGCGAATGACGGAAGCTGGCTCCCCGAATGTCACGAAAAGCGGAGCCAATTTCGCCCACAATGCCAACGCTCGGCGGAGCTAGGCGAATTCGCCGGTTTCCGGGCGGTGCCACACCCGCGTCATGGATTTCGCGCCATTGTCCCGGATCGGCGCACCGTGCGGCGAAATACGTGTAACCGGAATTCCCGACCGGGCACCTCCGGTGAAGATGGGCCGCCGGGAGAGCTGGCCGTCAGGCCGGCAGCTCCAGGACGTACTCCTCGACCTCCTGCCCGCGGCCCGGCGCATAGCCGCGGTCCTCGCCGCGAACGACGAAGCCGCACTTACGCAGCACGGCCAGCGAGCCCAGGTTGTCCTTCGCCGCACGTGCGTGCACCGGGCGCTGTGGCAACTCCCGCAGCAGCGCGTCCAGGGCGGCGGTGGCGTGGCCGCGCCCCCAGTGGGCCCGGTCGATCCAGTAGCTGACCTCGGTGCGCTCGCCCACCGGGAAGGCGGCGACGTAGCCGACCACCGCGCCGTCGACGGTGACCGTGCGCGTCACGATCTTCGGGTCGCTGCGCACCCGCTGCCAGTGCGCCGCGAACTCCGCCCGGTCGTCCGGGTCTTCCGCGGTGAAGGCGGCCATCCGGACGGCCACCGGGTCCCGCTGATGGCGGTAGAACTCCGGCAGGTCGTCGTCGCGCACGGGGCGTAGGCGCAGGTCGGTCACCGGCCGAGGATAGGGCCAGCCTCTGACAACCGGCACGTGAGGCCCGCCGGCGCCCCGACCGGCCGGTCCGCGCCGACGCCCCCGCCCCCGTCCGCGCCCGCCCCGTCCGCGCCATCCGCTTTTCCGCGCGGGACCCGCCCGCGCCGACCAGCTCCCGCGTCCCCCGGGCGTCGAGACGGTCGGCGGTCGCATCGGAGCTGGCCGTCTCGCCCGATGCCCGGGCGGCCCGCGAGGGGGGTACCGGGGGCGATCTGGCTGCCCCGCCCGAAGGCACGCGCCGACAATGACCGGATGAAGGCACTGGTGGGAAGTCGGCGGCGCGGCGCGGCGGCGACGGGCAAGCAGTCGGTCGGCGCGGTGGCCGCGGGCGCGCTGGCGATCGGCGCCCGCGCGGTGGGCGCGGCCGCCCTCGGGTCGCTGGCGGTCTCCGCGCTGGCGGGCGGGGCCGCCGCGGTGGCGGTGCTGGCGATCGGGCGTCTGGCCGTCCGACGCGCGGTCATCCGCGAACTCCGGATCGGCCGGCTGGAGGTCGACGAGCTGATCGTGCGCAGCCGCGCCGGGACCGTCGGCCGCGGCGACGCGACGTAGCCGGCGACCCGCGACCGCGCGCCCGGCAGCACGACCCCGCCCCGCCGACGCGACCTGGCCGACCGCCCGTGACCACGCCGGGCGGCGCAGGGCTGCCGGGGCGACGTGCCCGGGGCGGCCGTGAACCCGCGGCGATCCGGGACCAACGGCCCGGGAGGCGGGACCAGCGGCTCTGCCCGGAGCGCCCGTGGCGGGGCAGCCTGGAACCGGACGAAGGAGGACGTCATGACCATCGAATCCGGTGCCCCCGTCGTGGTGGGTGTGGACGGATCCGCCGCGGCGCTGGACGCGGTCCGCGTGGCGACGCGAGAGGCGGCGTACCGGCGACGGTCGCTGCGGGTGGTGCACGCGTTCCACTGGCCACTGGCCGTCGCGCCGCTCGGGCTGGTGCCGGCGGTGCCGGCGGACGACAGCCTGCGCCGGGAGGCCGAGCGGGTCGCCGCGGAGGCGGCGGCCGAGGCCGGCAAGATCGACCCTGAGGTGCCGGTGACGGCTGTCGTGATCGACGGCGCTCCCACCCCGGTGCTGCTGGACGAG from Micromonospora sp. WMMD812 harbors:
- a CDS encoding glycosyltransferase, whose amino-acid sequence is MSLADAGRRTATRERPRPLRTRPTVSVVVPCYNYGRYLPDCVASILAQDGVDVDVLIVDDASPDGSVEVARQLAADPRVRVIEHVVNRGHIATYNEGLAKATGDYVVLLSADDLLTPGSLARSTALLEAHPEVGFVYGFSAAFDETPPAPRTRVDSWSIWPGGEWMRENCEQATNPVSTPEVVMRSSMMRTLEGYDGRVPHAADFLLWLRAAAHGHVGRVNGVDQAFYRVHGANMHVQEFGGMVRDIRERAAVLDILFTEEGEPVAELRHLHGLAKAALARTALSLAGQAAGRADPASEAPEDLARLAASIDPEIRATGRWRRYERLLRRGPRRRRPSALRRLAERVDRRLRWGRWRRRGIRV
- a CDS encoding ABC transporter ATP-binding protein, giving the protein MTALSGSAGDVRLAGGPTPVRVGDTAPAGGDPAGHGGDEAAGAEEILVLSGLTKVFEPTPRWMRVLARTHITSNVLALDGVDLTVRAGEICAIVGPNGAGKTTLFRIIVGLTTATSGTGRLLGLDVGRDSEQIRQVVGWMPADDRSLLMRATARENLHLHGRLQGMSPRQMATRIPEVMATVNLEAQIDTVVAGLSAGMKARLRLARALLPAPRVLILDEPTGAVDPIAAHGLLNLIMDLVQRERLAVLISSHRLEEIEALRSQALLLDKGRVKYFGDLDSLRARWERPQLELVFRSSGTASQAAADLASLGLQLTVDGPTVRCGLRERDGAGDVLAALGAAAREVRHVREIPMPLRDLIAHAYRAAPIVEDGEK
- a CDS encoding ABC transporter permease, yielding MSSAYTAVIGHRGLWRKSLDTCAAYVRIDLVEERMFPLTTILRYAAVVFPVLLYFFQGTFLNATDAFVFMLIGASVTTGFQDALTALTNRLQFAQERGTLETYLVEPVPWALIPIAMNIWRTVTGTVMACFMVAFGCLLGARIEWRAIPFALLIFLVGIAACNAIGTLAASFIILFKRGEPVIMLYSLAAAVLGGTLFPISVLPDWIRWVSYLVPHSYVISAERQLLMANPPAEGLSPLTSLLVLVGFCMAMFAVGLVVFDRSLKLARKLGILSI
- a CDS encoding glycosyltransferase; amino-acid sequence: MGLEDQARRAYRAVRRYRQPPPAKIRLRDRQTTPPTVYYLCPDYDTPSGGVRTLYRHVDVLNDAGIPAALMHHRKGFRCGWFPHRTRVTDVASSPLGPDDLLVLPETEARLFPRLPPGLRHLIFNQSGHLTWDVDAERVSRHHRESPDLVGVLVASEHTRDLLEHAFGQPVHRVRPSVDPLLFAPPERANGRTISYLPRRGRSDVENALHILRARGVLADWVVDPVDGVPQHEVARRLRASTIFLTCSYQEGFGLPAAEAMATGNYVIGFHGYGGREFFDPSYSAPVPTGDLLGLSRTVEEVLARESAEPGWCFSRGLRAAAHVRAEYSPERERDSILAALKSVGFAS
- a CDS encoding DUF4082 domain-containing protein, whose protein sequence is MAALVILASTMVVAGWATTDRSGTYSFFGATNVSHVPVDPDTNPVELGLRFTSSRAGTLTAVRFLKAAGAGGSHPVTVWSARGQKLATAMSGNESRSGWQEVTLPTPVRIEAGQVYVVSYHTSRYRATQDYFERPAKSGPLSSVDFAGVYKYGPTGFPSQTWKKSNYWVDVVFAPTATGTSSPRPTASPSRTTGPTASPSGSPNPTPTRDLPPLALPRVPWEGGPGYYGGYAPARGAGWTDPAFFPIGVWQESVVARADAERDRSVGLNTYVAPTDNSDLGLVAAAGMHVIGGSPRQTGPATVGWSLSDEVDMWGGPGSAAWTGNYPGRGAVCDPPDGRCGYTVQEAMLRRFPADGGLRYANYGKGVMFWETDTEASRFVNSYTNVVSNDIYWYTDPGVCNSPSEGPGIGVRPEDCRRAANYGRTMDRMRQLDGLDGKRQPIYAFVEVGHPFSENDAPTITGDQIAGAVLNSLIHEARGVLYFNHNFGGPCLSQHVLRDSCGAAVRPTVTELNRRISVLAPVLNTQSYQWRFNPSLDTMLKAHGDSYYVFAMPGRTGGTGTQRLTLPAGMSGSRAEVLFENRTVPISGGALQDTFARESTYHIYKITP
- a CDS encoding glycosyltransferase family 2 protein, translated to MADRRARLRTVSSATDSVTYRWPFDRLLIPLSGWQYRAVRISVIMPAFNEASGIGGVLRSLLDSPQFDTDLEIVVVANGCTDDTAEIARSFGVRVVEIPTPSKTAALNAGDRAVGAGDRIYLDADVPVTAELLRQLATAVTRPGVAAAVPRPVVDSSSSFWPVRAYYAVNARLPVFRNRLFGRGIIALSGEARGRFDQFPELTADDMFLDAIAGPHEKVEIDAVVRVDAPRRTADLVRRVARARDGNAEFWRFLRSAPPEYGLPADPVPGPSAWSWLRDVLLRSPELAPAAVCYVGIILLAEAKRRSPGWSARSGWGRTASVQARR
- a CDS encoding WecB/TagA/CpsF family glycosyltransferase, translating into MLADPPSVDFFSVPLNLDGSRQENRVDVYGIDFDPLQENDVIRHVVSELDAGRGGQIITPNVDILRRILRDPESRAHVESASLVVADGKPLIWASRIAGNPLPARVAGSDLIWSLSAALAERDRSIYLLGGAPGTANRAEEVMRARFPRLRIAGHLSPPFGFDTRPDQFEEACGTVAAARPDLVYVGLGFPKQERVIARLRSRLPASWFLGCGAAIGFVAGVHRRAPRWMQAYGLEWTHRLASEPARLMRRYLVHDLPFALELLAVSTRRRLRGARVGRVPRTADGPAAPRPAGVPLAADGPGHGLPIQTGDQV
- a CDS encoding glycosyltransferase family 2 protein, whose protein sequence is MKRPDVSVVIVSYNTRELTLRCLRELVDSRTPQVRFDITVVDNASADGSADAIAERFPEVRLLRLSENVGWGRGVNRGAVASDGEYILLLNPDAAPVGTPVAELFTFARQRPEHRIYTGRTLHSDGTDDHYSCWGLPSLWSYVTFATGLSTVFSRHGWANPEGLPDYDRRSVREVPAVTGCFLLIERDLFNRLGGFDPVYFLYSDDIDLCARAARLGARPVLDPDAAVIHVGGASSSSEGQRMKILRGKATYVRLHWSPARARLGVGLLVAGVGLRALGRTLLGTDRSRGVNWATVWRERRTWAAGWPPCDEPRPPHDPAAATPDAAPRPSEVDQSLAHPVSPGTDRTAAVPGARPGPTVPSA
- a CDS encoding GNAT family N-acetyltransferase, which codes for MTDLRLRPVRDDDLPEFYRHQRDPVAVRMAAFTAEDPDDRAEFAAHWQRVRSDPKIVTRTVTVDGAVVGYVAAFPVGERTEVSYWIDRAHWGRGHATAALDALLRELPQRPVHARAAKDNLGSLAVLRKCGFVVRGEDRGYAPGRGQEVEEYVLELPA